Proteins co-encoded in one Azospirillum brasilense genomic window:
- the chrA gene encoding chromate efflux transporter has translation MTQADSANAPGVDTAGHGVSLGEATRVWARIAALSFGGPAGQIAMMHRVVVDEKKWIGEERFLHALNYCMLLPGPEAQQLAVYIGWLMHRTVGGLIAGVLFVLPGALAIMALSLLYATLGNTGPVQGLFFGLKAAVLAVVLEAVVRVGRRTLKNGAMVALSAAAFLAIFAFNVPFPLIILTAALIGLGGARLGVSAFRPMPHGAAASTRGSSLLGEDTPDHARPSTAWSLRVGAVCLALWLGPVLALLLTLGPDNTFTGIAVFFSKMAVVTFGGAYAVLAYVAQQAVETYGWLRPGEMLDGLGMAETTPGPLIMVVQFVGFLGALRDPGALPPLLAGVLGGLLTTWVTFVPCFLWIFLGAPYVEALRGNRMLGSALSAITAAVVGVVLNLALWFALHTLFARLEPVSVAGMRLDLPVLASVNLPALALTVAAVLAVFRFKAGMLPTLGACALAGVALRMAGVA, from the coding sequence ATGACCCAGGCGGACAGCGCCAACGCACCCGGTGTGGACACCGCCGGCCACGGGGTGAGCCTCGGCGAGGCCACGCGGGTCTGGGCGCGGATCGCGGCGCTGAGCTTCGGCGGCCCGGCCGGCCAGATCGCCATGATGCACCGCGTGGTGGTGGACGAGAAGAAATGGATCGGGGAGGAGCGGTTCCTCCACGCCCTGAACTACTGCATGCTGCTGCCGGGGCCGGAGGCGCAGCAGCTGGCCGTCTACATCGGCTGGCTGATGCACCGGACGGTGGGCGGGCTGATCGCCGGCGTTCTGTTCGTCCTGCCCGGCGCCCTGGCCATCATGGCGCTCAGCCTGCTTTACGCCACCCTGGGAAACACCGGGCCGGTGCAGGGGCTGTTCTTCGGGCTGAAGGCGGCGGTCCTCGCGGTGGTGCTGGAGGCGGTGGTCCGCGTCGGGCGGCGCACGCTGAAGAACGGGGCGATGGTCGCCCTGTCGGCGGCGGCCTTCCTGGCGATCTTCGCCTTCAACGTCCCGTTCCCGCTGATCATCCTGACCGCCGCCCTGATCGGGCTGGGTGGGGCGCGGCTGGGCGTCTCCGCCTTCCGGCCGATGCCGCACGGGGCGGCTGCGTCCACGCGCGGGAGCAGCCTTCTGGGCGAGGACACGCCGGACCACGCGCGCCCCTCCACCGCTTGGTCGCTGCGGGTCGGGGCGGTGTGCCTCGCCCTGTGGCTGGGGCCGGTGCTGGCGCTACTGCTGACTCTGGGGCCGGACAACACCTTCACCGGCATCGCCGTCTTCTTCTCCAAGATGGCGGTGGTGACCTTCGGGGGCGCCTACGCCGTGCTGGCCTATGTGGCGCAGCAAGCGGTGGAGACCTACGGCTGGCTCCGTCCCGGCGAGATGCTCGATGGGCTGGGCATGGCGGAGACGACGCCGGGGCCGCTGATCATGGTGGTGCAGTTCGTCGGCTTCCTCGGCGCGCTGCGCGATCCGGGGGCGCTGCCGCCGCTGCTGGCCGGGGTGCTGGGCGGGCTGCTGACCACCTGGGTCACCTTCGTGCCCTGTTTCCTGTGGATCTTCCTCGGCGCGCCCTATGTGGAGGCGCTGCGCGGCAACCGGATGCTCGGCTCCGCCCTGTCGGCGATCACCGCCGCGGTGGTCGGGGTGGTCCTTAATCTGGCGCTGTGGTTCGCCCTGCACACGCTGTTCGCCCGCCTGGAACCGGTGTCCGTCGCCGGGATGAGGCTGGACCTGCCCGTTCTCGCCAGCGTCAACCTGCCCGCCCTGGCGCTGACCGTGGCGGCGGTGCTGGCGGTGTTCCGCTTCAAGGCGGGGATGCTGCCCACCCTGGGCGCCTGCGCGCTGGCCGGCGTGGCGCTGCGCATGGCGGGGGTGGCCTGA
- a CDS encoding glutathione S-transferase family protein, producing MRTLHHHPLHPLSRVARVMLAEKGLPFDSVIEKPWERREDFLMLNPAGEPPVLVEEDGTVVAGGLPVLEYLEEAYPDVALMPREVAARAEVRRIVDWFTRTFDREVTENLVGEKLIKRLSGQGHPYAPAIRAGLANIQYHMEYIAFLSERRPWLAGSSFTVADIAAAAALSCVDYVDNVPWDKVPEAKDWYARIKSRPSFRGLLSDSIPGCPPPRHYADLDF from the coding sequence ATGCGGACACTCCATCACCACCCCCTCCATCCCTTGTCCCGCGTCGCGCGGGTGATGCTGGCCGAGAAGGGTCTTCCCTTCGACTCGGTCATCGAGAAGCCGTGGGAACGGCGCGAGGATTTCCTGATGCTGAATCCCGCCGGCGAGCCGCCGGTGCTGGTGGAGGAGGACGGAACCGTCGTGGCCGGCGGGCTGCCTGTGCTGGAGTATCTGGAGGAGGCCTATCCCGACGTGGCCCTGATGCCGCGGGAGGTGGCGGCCCGCGCCGAGGTGCGCCGGATCGTCGATTGGTTCACCCGGACCTTCGACCGCGAGGTGACCGAGAATCTGGTCGGCGAGAAGCTGATCAAGCGGCTGTCCGGCCAGGGTCACCCCTACGCCCCGGCGATCCGCGCCGGGCTGGCGAACATCCAGTACCACATGGAATACATCGCCTTCCTGTCGGAGCGCCGCCCCTGGCTGGCCGGCTCCAGCTTCACGGTGGCCGACATCGCGGCGGCGGCGGCGCTGTCCTGCGTCGATTACGTGGACAACGTGCCGTGGGACAAGGTGCCGGAGGCCAAGGACTGGTACGCCCGCATCAAGTCGCGCCCCAGCTTCCGCGGCCTGCTGTCCGACAGCATCCCCGGTTGCCCGCCCCCCCGCCATTACGCCGACCTGGATTTCTGA
- a CDS encoding GNAT family N-acetyltransferase has protein sequence MPAEDGLRIDIRFATAADGPRCADIFLHGRRAAFSWQPEDRFGLDDYYDCVDGEEVLVAEVGGAVVGFISVDVADRFIHNLFIAPLWRGRGIGSALLREALTLLRGSAELACASRNAAARAFYEHNGWTPVPATESGGDAEPLVVYRKSAL, from the coding sequence ATGCCGGCAGAGGACGGCTTGCGCATCGACATTCGCTTCGCCACGGCGGCCGACGGGCCGCGCTGCGCCGACATCTTCCTGCATGGGCGCCGCGCCGCCTTTTCCTGGCAACCCGAGGACCGGTTCGGCCTGGACGACTATTACGACTGCGTGGATGGGGAAGAGGTGCTGGTGGCGGAAGTCGGCGGCGCCGTGGTCGGCTTCATCTCCGTCGATGTGGCGGACCGCTTCATCCACAACCTGTTCATCGCCCCGCTGTGGCGCGGGCGGGGCATCGGCAGCGCGCTGCTGCGCGAGGCGCTGACCCTGCTGCGCGGCTCCGCCGAACTGGCCTGCGCCTCGCGCAACGCGGCGGCCCGCGCCTTCTACGAGCACAACGGCTGGACCCCGGTTCCCGCAACCGAAAGCGGAGGGGATGCGGAACCCCTGGTGGTCTACCGCAAATCCGCCCTTTGA
- the gltB gene encoding glutamate synthase large subunit, which translates to MTTELNQGEQFVADFRANAAALTTANAYNPEDEHDACGVGFIAAIDGKPRRSVVEKGIEALKAVWHRGAVDADGKTGDGAGIHVAVPQKFFKDHVKVIGHRAPDNKLAVGQVFLPRISLDAQEACRCIVETEILAFGYYIYGWRQVPINVDIIGEKANATRPEIEQIIVGNNKGVSDEQFELDLYIIRRRIEKAVKGEQINDFYICSLSARSIIYKGMFLAEQLTTFYPDLLDERFESDFAIYHQRYSTNTFPTWPLAQPFRMLAHNGEINTVKGNVNWMKAHETRMEHPAFGTHMQDLKPVIGVGLSDSGSLDTVFEVMVRAGRTAPMVKMMLVPQALTSSQTTPDNHKALIQYCNSVMEPWDGPAALAMTDGRWVVGGMDRNGLRPMRYTITTDGLIIGGSETGMVKIDETQVIEKGRLGPGEMIAVDLQSGKLYRDRELKDHLATLKPWDKWVQNTTHLDELVKTASLKGEPSDMDKAELRRRQQAFGLTMEDMELILHPMVEDGKEAIGSMGDDSPIAVLSDKYRGLHHFFRQNFSQVTNPPIDSLRERRVMSLKTRLGNLGNILDEDETQTRLLQLESPVLTTAEFRAMRDYMGDTAAEIDATFPVDGGPDALRDALRRIRQEAEDAVRGGATHVILTDEAMGPARAAIPAILATGAVHTHLIRSNLRTFTSLNVRTAEGLDTHYFAVLIGVGATTVNAYLAQEAIAERHRRGLFGSMPLEKGMANYKKAIDDGLLKIMSKMGISVISSYRGGGNFEAIGLSRALVAEHFPAMVSRISGIGLNGIQKKVLEQHATAYNEEVVALPVGGFYRFRKSGDRHGWEGGVIHTLQQAVTNDSYTTFKKYSEQVNKRPPMQLRDLLELRSTKAPVPVDEVESITAIRKRFITPGMSMGALSPEAHGTLNVAMNRIGAKSDSGEGGEDPARFRPDKNGDNWNSAIKQVASGRFGVTAEYLNQCRELEIKVAQGAKPGEGGQLPGFKVTEMIARLRHSTPGVMLISPPPHHDIYSIEDLAQLIYDLKQINPDAKVTVKLVSRSGIGTIAAGVAKANADIILISGNSGGTGASPQTSIKFAGLPWEMGLSEVHQVLTLNRLRHRVRLRTDGGLKTGRDIVIAAMLGAEEFGIGTASLIAMGCIMVRQCHSNTCPVGVCVQDDKLRQKFVGTPEKVVNLFTFLAEEVREILAGLGFRSLNEVIGRTDLLHQVSRGAEHLDDLDLNPLLAQVDPGENARYCTLQGRNEVPDTLDARIVADARPLFEEGEKMQLAYNARNTQRAIGTRLSSMVTRKFGMFGLQPGHITIRLRGTAGQSLGAFAVQGIKLEVMGDANDYVGKGLSGGTIVVRPTTSSPLETNKNTIIGNTVLYGATAGKLFAAGQAGERFAVRNSGATVVVEGCGSNGCEYMTGGTAVILGRVGDNFAAGMTGGMAYVYDLDDSLPLYINDESVIFQRIEVGHYESQLKHLIEEHVTETQSRFAAEILNDWAREVTKFWQVVPKEMLNRLEVPVHLPKAISAE; encoded by the coding sequence ATGACCACCGAGTTGAACCAGGGTGAGCAGTTCGTCGCCGACTTCCGCGCCAACGCCGCGGCGCTGACCACTGCCAACGCCTACAACCCGGAGGATGAGCACGACGCCTGCGGCGTCGGCTTCATCGCCGCGATCGACGGCAAGCCCCGCCGCTCGGTGGTCGAGAAAGGCATCGAGGCGCTGAAGGCCGTCTGGCACCGCGGCGCCGTGGACGCCGACGGCAAGACGGGCGACGGTGCCGGCATCCACGTCGCCGTGCCGCAGAAGTTCTTCAAGGACCATGTGAAGGTCATCGGCCACCGCGCGCCGGACAACAAGCTGGCCGTCGGCCAGGTCTTCCTGCCGCGCATCAGCCTGGACGCGCAGGAAGCCTGCCGCTGCATCGTCGAGACCGAGATCCTGGCCTTCGGCTACTACATCTATGGCTGGCGCCAGGTGCCGATCAACGTCGACATCATCGGCGAGAAGGCCAACGCGACCCGTCCGGAGATCGAGCAGATCATCGTCGGCAACAACAAGGGCGTGTCCGACGAGCAGTTCGAACTCGACCTCTACATCATCCGCCGCCGCATCGAGAAGGCGGTGAAGGGTGAGCAGATCAACGACTTCTACATCTGCTCGCTGTCCGCCCGCTCGATCATCTACAAGGGCATGTTCCTGGCGGAGCAGCTGACCACCTTCTACCCGGACCTGCTGGACGAGCGCTTCGAGTCCGACTTCGCCATCTACCACCAGCGCTATTCGACCAACACCTTCCCGACTTGGCCGCTGGCCCAGCCCTTCCGCATGCTCGCCCACAACGGCGAGATCAACACGGTCAAGGGCAACGTCAACTGGATGAAGGCGCACGAGACCCGGATGGAGCATCCGGCCTTCGGCACCCACATGCAGGACCTGAAGCCGGTGATCGGCGTCGGCCTGTCGGACTCCGGCTCGCTCGACACCGTGTTCGAGGTGATGGTCCGCGCCGGCCGCACGGCCCCGATGGTCAAGATGATGCTGGTGCCGCAGGCGCTGACCAGCTCGCAGACCACGCCGGACAACCACAAGGCGCTGATCCAGTACTGCAACTCCGTCATGGAGCCGTGGGACGGCCCGGCGGCGCTGGCCATGACCGACGGCCGCTGGGTCGTCGGCGGCATGGACCGCAACGGCCTGCGCCCGATGCGCTACACGATCACCACCGACGGCCTGATCATCGGCGGGTCCGAGACGGGCATGGTGAAGATCGACGAGACCCAGGTCATCGAGAAGGGCCGCCTCGGCCCGGGCGAGATGATCGCCGTCGACCTGCAGTCCGGCAAGCTCTACCGCGACCGCGAGCTGAAGGACCATCTCGCCACGCTGAAGCCGTGGGACAAGTGGGTGCAGAACACCACCCATCTGGACGAGCTGGTCAAGACCGCCTCGCTCAAGGGCGAGCCGTCGGACATGGACAAGGCCGAGCTGCGCCGCCGCCAGCAGGCCTTCGGCCTGACCATGGAAGACATGGAGCTGATCCTGCACCCGATGGTGGAGGACGGGAAGGAGGCCATCGGCTCGATGGGCGACGACAGCCCCATCGCCGTGCTGTCCGACAAGTACCGCGGCCTGCACCACTTCTTCCGCCAGAACTTCTCCCAGGTCACCAACCCGCCCATCGACAGCTTGCGTGAGCGCCGGGTGATGAGCCTGAAGACGCGGCTCGGCAACCTCGGCAACATCCTGGACGAGGACGAGACGCAGACCCGCCTGCTGCAGCTCGAATCGCCGGTCCTGACGACCGCCGAGTTCCGCGCCATGCGCGACTACATGGGCGACACGGCCGCCGAGATCGACGCGACCTTCCCGGTCGACGGCGGTCCCGACGCGCTGCGCGACGCGCTGCGCCGCATCCGCCAGGAGGCGGAGGACGCGGTGCGCGGCGGCGCCACCCACGTCATCCTGACCGACGAGGCGATGGGCCCGGCGCGCGCCGCCATCCCGGCGATCCTCGCCACCGGTGCGGTGCACACGCACCTGATCCGCTCCAACCTGCGCACCTTCACCTCGCTGAACGTGCGAACGGCGGAGGGGCTGGACACCCACTACTTCGCCGTGCTGATCGGCGTCGGCGCCACCACGGTCAACGCCTATCTGGCGCAGGAGGCCATCGCCGAGCGTCACCGCCGCGGCCTGTTCGGCTCCATGCCGCTGGAAAAGGGCATGGCCAACTACAAGAAGGCCATCGACGACGGCCTGCTGAAGATCATGTCCAAGATGGGCATCTCGGTCATCAGCAGCTACCGCGGCGGCGGCAACTTCGAGGCCATCGGCCTGTCGCGCGCGCTGGTCGCCGAGCATTTCCCGGCGATGGTCAGCCGCATCTCCGGCATCGGCCTGAACGGCATCCAGAAGAAGGTGCTGGAGCAGCACGCCACCGCCTACAACGAGGAGGTCGTGGCCCTGCCGGTCGGCGGCTTCTACCGCTTCCGCAAGTCGGGCGACCGCCACGGCTGGGAAGGCGGCGTGATCCACACGCTGCAGCAGGCGGTGACCAACGACAGCTACACCACCTTCAAGAAGTACAGCGAGCAGGTGAACAAGCGCCCGCCGATGCAGCTCCGCGACCTGCTGGAGTTGCGCTCCACCAAGGCCCCGGTGCCGGTGGACGAGGTGGAGAGCATCACCGCGATCCGCAAGCGCTTCATCACGCCGGGCATGTCCATGGGCGCCCTGTCGCCCGAGGCGCACGGCACGCTGAACGTCGCCATGAACCGCATCGGCGCCAAGTCCGACTCGGGTGAGGGCGGCGAGGATCCGGCGCGCTTCCGTCCGGACAAGAACGGCGACAACTGGAACAGCGCCATCAAGCAGGTGGCGTCGGGCCGCTTCGGCGTCACCGCCGAGTACCTGAACCAGTGCCGCGAGCTGGAGATCAAGGTCGCCCAGGGCGCCAAGCCCGGCGAGGGCGGCCAGCTCCCCGGCTTCAAGGTGACCGAGATGATCGCGCGGCTGCGTCACTCGACGCCGGGCGTGATGCTCATCAGCCCGCCGCCGCACCACGACATCTACTCGATCGAGGATCTCGCCCAGCTCATCTATGACCTGAAGCAGATCAATCCGGATGCGAAAGTGACGGTGAAGCTGGTCAGCCGTTCCGGTATCGGAACGATTGCCGCGGGTGTGGCGAAGGCCAACGCCGACATCATCCTGATCTCCGGCAACAGCGGCGGTACGGGCGCTTCCCCGCAGACCTCGATCAAGTTCGCCGGCCTGCCCTGGGAGATGGGCCTGTCGGAGGTGCATCAGGTCCTGACGCTGAACCGCCTGCGCCACCGCGTGCGGCTGCGCACCGACGGCGGCCTGAAGACCGGCCGCGACATCGTGATCGCCGCGATGCTGGGCGCGGAGGAGTTCGGCATCGGCACGGCCAGCCTGATCGCCATGGGCTGCATCATGGTCCGCCAGTGCCACAGCAACACCTGCCCGGTCGGCGTCTGCGTGCAGGACGACAAGCTGCGCCAGAAGTTCGTCGGCACGCCGGAGAAGGTCGTCAACCTCTTCACCTTCCTGGCGGAAGAGGTGCGCGAGATCCTGGCCGGCCTGGGCTTCCGCTCGCTGAACGAGGTGATCGGCCGCACCGACCTGCTCCATCAGGTCAGCCGCGGCGCCGAGCATCTCGACGACCTCGACCTGAACCCGCTGCTGGCCCAGGTCGATCCCGGCGAGAACGCCCGCTACTGCACGCTGCAGGGCCGCAACGAGGTGCCGGACACGCTGGACGCCCGCATCGTCGCCGACGCCCGCCCGCTGTTCGAGGAGGGCGAGAAGATGCAGCTCGCCTACAACGCCCGCAACACGCAGCGCGCCATCGGCACGCGGCTGTCCTCGATGGTGACGCGCAAGTTCGGGATGTTCGGGCTGCAGCCCGGCCACATCACCATCCGCCTGCGCGGCACCGCCGGCCAGTCGCTGGGCGCCTTCGCGGTGCAGGGCATCAAGCTGGAGGTGATGGGCGACGCCAACGACTATGTCGGCAAGGGCCTGTCGGGCGGCACCATCGTCGTCCGTCCGACGACCTCCAGCCCGCTGGAGACCAACAAGAACACGATCATCGGCAACACGGTCCTCTACGGCGCGACGGCGGGCAAGCTGTTCGCCGCGGGCCAGGCCGGCGAGCGGTTCGCCGTCCGCAACTCCGGCGCCACCGTGGTGGTCGAGGGCTGCGGCTCCAACGGCTGCGAGTACATGACGGGCGGCACGGCGGTCATCCTCGGCCGCGTCGGCGACAACTTCGCCGCCGGCATGACGGGCGGCATGGCCTATGTCTACGACCTGGACGACAGCCTGCCGCTCTACATCAACGATGAGAGCGTGATCTTCCAGCGCATCGAGGTCGGCCATTACGAAAGCCAGCTCAAGCACCTGATCGAGGAGCATGTGACGGAGACGCAGAGCCGCTTCGCCGCCGAGATCCTCAATGATTGGGCGCGTGAGGTGACCAAGTTCTGGCAGGTGGTTCCGAAGGAAATGCTCAACCGCCTGGAAGTGCCGGTCCATCTGCCGAAGGCCATTTCCGCGGAGTAA
- a CDS encoding NAD(P)-dependent oxidoreductase produces MANQRMLGFVHTAQRMPDKRPATERRQDFAEIYARFSDERANEQANRCSQCGVPFCQVHCPVSNNIPDWLKLTSEGRLEEAYEVSQATNNFPEICGRICPQDRLCEGNCVIEQSTHGAVTIGSVEKYINDTAWDQGWVKPRKPSRELGVSVGVIGAGPAGLAAAEELRAKGYEVHVYDRYDRMGGLLVYGIPGFKLEKSVVERRVQLLADAGVIYHPNFEVGRDASLPELRRKHVAVLVATGVYKARDIKAPGSGLGNIVAALDYLTTSNKVSLGDKVEAYENGSLNAAGKHVVVLGGGDTAMDCVRTAIRQGATSVKCLYRRDRKNMPGSQREVAHAEEEGVEFIWQAAPEGFTGDTVVTGVRAVRIHLGVADATGRQTPQVIEGSEFTVQADLVIKALGFEPEDLPALFGETELKVTRWGTLLVDHRSKMTNLEGVFAAGDIVRGASLVVWAIRDGRDAAEGIHAYAKAKAEAPVAVAAE; encoded by the coding sequence ATGGCGAACCAGAGGATGTTGGGCTTCGTGCACACCGCGCAGCGGATGCCCGACAAACGCCCGGCCACGGAGCGCCGCCAGGATTTCGCCGAGATCTACGCCCGCTTCAGCGACGAGCGCGCCAACGAGCAGGCCAACCGCTGCTCGCAGTGCGGCGTTCCCTTCTGCCAGGTGCACTGCCCGGTCTCCAACAACATTCCCGACTGGCTGAAGCTGACCTCCGAGGGCCGGCTGGAGGAGGCTTACGAGGTCTCCCAGGCCACCAACAACTTCCCGGAGATCTGCGGCCGCATCTGCCCGCAGGACCGCCTGTGCGAGGGCAACTGCGTCATCGAGCAGTCCACCCACGGCGCCGTCACCATCGGGTCGGTCGAGAAGTACATCAACGACACCGCCTGGGATCAGGGCTGGGTGAAGCCGCGCAAGCCGTCCCGTGAGCTGGGCGTCTCGGTCGGCGTCATCGGCGCCGGTCCCGCCGGCCTCGCCGCCGCCGAGGAGCTGCGCGCCAAGGGCTACGAGGTGCACGTCTACGACCGCTACGACCGCATGGGCGGCCTGCTGGTCTACGGCATCCCCGGCTTCAAGCTGGAGAAGTCGGTGGTCGAGCGCCGCGTGCAGCTTCTGGCCGACGCCGGGGTGATCTACCACCCGAACTTCGAGGTGGGCCGCGACGCCTCCCTGCCGGAGCTGCGCCGCAAGCACGTCGCCGTCCTGGTCGCCACCGGCGTCTACAAGGCGCGCGACATCAAGGCGCCGGGTTCGGGCCTGGGCAACATCGTGGCGGCGCTGGACTATCTGACCACCTCCAACAAGGTCAGCCTGGGCGACAAAGTGGAGGCGTACGAGAACGGCTCCCTGAACGCCGCGGGCAAGCATGTGGTGGTTCTGGGCGGCGGCGACACCGCCATGGACTGCGTGCGCACGGCCATCCGCCAGGGCGCCACGTCGGTCAAGTGTCTGTACCGCCGAGACCGCAAGAACATGCCGGGCTCGCAGCGCGAGGTCGCCCACGCCGAGGAAGAGGGCGTGGAATTCATCTGGCAGGCCGCCCCGGAAGGCTTCACCGGCGACACGGTGGTGACCGGCGTGCGCGCCGTGCGCATCCATCTGGGCGTCGCCGACGCCACCGGCCGCCAGACTCCGCAGGTGATCGAGGGGTCGGAGTTCACCGTCCAGGCCGATCTGGTCATCAAGGCGCTCGGCTTCGAGCCGGAGGACCTGCCCGCCCTGTTCGGCGAGACGGAGCTGAAGGTCACCCGCTGGGGCACGCTGCTGGTCGACCACCGCAGCAAGATGACCAACCTGGAGGGCGTCTTCGCCGCCGGCGACATCGTGCGCGGCGCCTCGCTGGTGGTGTGGGCCATCCGCGACGGCCGCGACGCGGCGGAGGGCATCCACGCCTACGCCAAGGCGAAGGCCGAAGCGCCGGTCGCCGTCGCGGCCGAATAA
- a CDS encoding undecaprenyl-diphosphate phosphatase, giving the protein MLIDQYLDAALLGLIEGLTEFLPVSSTGHLIIFDTLLGFEGPPGKVFEVVIQLGAILAICTVYFARLWKVVTGLKDDPGARHFAMAVILAFLPAMVLGAALHGVIKAVLFNPTVVSVALILGGVAILMAERLVPVPRYHQIERFPAPLALKIGLCQCLALVPGVSRSGATILGSLLMGVDRRTAAEFSFFLAIPTMAGATVYDLYKNWSLMTVDSALLIGVGFVTAFLAAALVVKVLVDFVGRYGFAPFAWYRIAIGSGMLAFLYL; this is encoded by the coding sequence ATGTTGATCGACCAATATCTGGATGCCGCTCTGCTCGGCCTGATCGAAGGGCTGACCGAATTCCTGCCGGTCTCGTCCACCGGCCACCTGATCATTTTCGACACCCTGCTGGGCTTCGAAGGCCCTCCGGGCAAGGTGTTCGAGGTCGTGATCCAGCTCGGTGCGATCCTGGCGATCTGCACGGTCTATTTCGCCCGGCTGTGGAAGGTGGTCACCGGGTTGAAGGACGATCCGGGCGCCCGCCACTTCGCTATGGCGGTGATCCTGGCCTTCCTGCCGGCGATGGTGCTGGGGGCGGCGCTGCACGGCGTCATCAAGGCGGTGCTGTTCAACCCGACGGTGGTCAGCGTCGCGCTGATCCTGGGCGGCGTCGCGATCCTGATGGCGGAGCGGCTGGTGCCGGTCCCGCGCTATCACCAGATCGAGCGCTTCCCGGCGCCGCTCGCCCTGAAGATCGGGCTGTGCCAGTGCCTGGCGCTGGTGCCGGGGGTGTCGCGCTCGGGCGCCACGATCCTCGGCTCGCTGCTGATGGGGGTGGACCGGCGGACCGCCGCGGAATTCTCCTTCTTCCTGGCGATCCCGACCATGGCCGGGGCCACGGTCTACGACCTCTACAAGAACTGGAGCCTGATGACCGTCGACTCCGCGCTGCTGATCGGGGTCGGCTTCGTCACCGCCTTCCTCGCGGCGGCGCTGGTGGTCAAGGTGCTGGTGGACTTTGTCGGGCGCTACGGCTTCGCGCCCTTCGCCTGGTACCGCATCGCCATCGGGTCGGGGATGCTGGCGTTCCTCTATCTGTAA
- a CDS encoding MFS transporter, whose translation MQAATQDFTIREFADRAPGARLASLAAFFVNGSVFGVWATQIPAIKDHLDLSPGVLGVALLCLAAGALTAMIGTGALLGRVGSAPVIRITALFFALILPLPALMPDLLALCAVLFLFGAAGGTMDVAMNAHGALVERHLGQPIMSSLHGMWSLGGLFGAGAGGLLLQILPPPVQASILAAALLLLFFALHRRFLPGSADQQAEPSGLALPDRGTLLLGALTFLAFMSEGAILDWSAVYLREDLGGAASIAALGFAVFSGAMAVGRFCGDRLRQRFGGPLLVRAGAVLAFAGLAVALTGGGPVVAVAGFGLTGLGLSNVVPVLFSAAGAKAEGEAGQAIAAVATLGYAGVLTGPALLGFVAEASTVGFSFALVAALALVIAAASSRAVARQG comes from the coding sequence ATGCAGGCCGCAACGCAGGATTTCACCATACGGGAATTCGCCGACCGCGCCCCGGGCGCCCGGCTGGCCTCCCTGGCGGCCTTCTTCGTCAACGGCTCGGTCTTCGGCGTCTGGGCCACCCAGATCCCGGCGATCAAGGATCATCTGGACCTCAGCCCCGGCGTGCTCGGCGTCGCCCTGCTCTGCCTCGCCGCCGGGGCGCTGACCGCGATGATCGGCACCGGCGCCCTGCTCGGCCGCGTCGGCAGCGCCCCGGTGATCCGGATCACCGCCCTGTTCTTCGCCCTGATCCTGCCGCTGCCGGCGCTGATGCCGGACCTGCTGGCGCTGTGCGCGGTGCTGTTCCTGTTCGGGGCGGCGGGCGGCACCATGGACGTGGCGATGAACGCCCACGGCGCCCTGGTGGAACGCCATCTCGGGCAGCCCATCATGTCGTCGCTGCACGGCATGTGGAGCCTGGGCGGCCTGTTCGGCGCCGGGGCGGGCGGTCTGCTGCTGCAGATCCTGCCGCCGCCGGTCCAGGCCTCGATCCTCGCGGCGGCGCTTCTGCTCCTGTTCTTCGCGCTGCACCGCCGCTTCCTGCCCGGCAGCGCCGACCAGCAGGCGGAGCCGTCGGGCCTCGCCCTGCCCGACCGCGGCACGCTGCTGCTGGGGGCGCTGACCTTCCTGGCCTTCATGAGCGAGGGCGCGATCCTGGACTGGAGCGCCGTCTATCTGCGCGAGGATCTGGGGGGGGCGGCGTCGATCGCGGCGCTGGGCTTCGCCGTCTTTTCCGGCGCTATGGCGGTGGGCCGCTTCTGCGGCGACCGGCTGCGCCAGCGGTTCGGCGGGCCGCTGCTGGTCCGGGCGGGCGCCGTGCTGGCCTTCGCCGGGCTGGCCGTCGCGCTGACCGGCGGCGGGCCGGTGGTGGCGGTCGCCGGCTTCGGGCTGACCGGCCTCGGCCTGTCGAACGTGGTGCCGGTGCTGTTCAGCGCCGCCGGGGCCAAGGCGGAGGGGGAAGCCGGCCAGGCCATCGCCGCGGTGGCGACCCTCGGCTACGCCGGCGTGCTGACCGGCCCGGCCCTGCTCGGCTTCGTGGCGGAGGCCAGCACGGTGGGCTTTTCCTTCGCCCTGGTCGCCGCGTTGGCCCTGGTCATCGCCGCGGCCTCCTCGCGCGCCGTCGCCCGGCAGGGCTGA